One window from the genome of Bdellovibrio sp. NC01 encodes:
- a CDS encoding PilZ domain-containing protein, whose amino-acid sequence MSGGVQATTTKGQEWYILRGDMKYGPYEYKSLITMIQNSELYDYNYVWAPHLENWTLVGDLQEFSKDRLCRLIETKDHLAGSFKDRKVPRVDLVTPVYAHNDQTFFDGQTLSVSENGALVLLNDPLLLPGQKILLHFRTSDVNPVSFNVLCEIVRKNYSKQRLNVKSGLHYAVRFLEVQEHGVAQLTKWSRGGVAKEETNGIS is encoded by the coding sequence ATGAGTGGTGGGGTACAAGCAACAACTACAAAAGGTCAAGAGTGGTACATCCTTCGTGGGGACATGAAATACGGTCCTTACGAGTACAAATCCTTGATCACTATGATTCAAAACAGCGAGCTTTACGATTATAATTACGTATGGGCTCCGCACCTTGAGAATTGGACTCTCGTAGGTGATTTGCAAGAATTCTCTAAAGACCGTCTTTGCCGTTTGATCGAAACTAAAGATCACTTGGCAGGTTCTTTCAAGGATAGAAAGGTACCACGTGTTGACCTTGTGACGCCTGTTTATGCGCACAACGATCAAACGTTTTTCGATGGTCAAACACTCTCTGTGAGTGAAAACGGAGCTCTCGTTCTTTTGAACGATCCGCTTCTTTTACCAGGTCAAAAAATTCTGCTTCACTTCAGAACTTCTGATGTGAATCCAGTATCGTTCAACGTTCTTTGCGAGATCGTTCGTAAGAATTATTCGAAGCAAAGACTTAATGTTAAATCCGGTCTGCACTATGCTGTCCGTTTCCTCGAAGTGCAAGAACACGGTGTTGCTCAACTTACAAAATGGTCGCGCGGTGGCGTTGCCAAGGAGGAAACAAATGGCATTTCTTAA
- a CDS encoding VWA domain-containing protein — protein MVNQVARKAMTFASALAMLAGCAKGGGSYSTLADTASFTQEAVYIPKKIDILWVIDNSGSMATSQTNLANNFQSFISRFNQYSYDFHMSVVTTDGWEKEFFTSDKAKIRDGNGTTHSGVFVMDKNTSNLSSVFATNAKVGINGNGDERAFESLYQSLGNEPYNVSLGFRRADAFLAVIIVSDEDDFSNNTTSLHEDYNYSGLFPISKYTDFLDSYTGGTANGRNYSVSTISVQDAACRSQLMAGDPNAAQKISQRYNAMADATGGVRSSLCSDFGTSLQLISDKIIQLSSAFKLSREPIPESIVVTVDGASVPNNATNGWTYDAATMIITFHGSAVPSANSSVKINFDPKSIKL, from the coding sequence ATGGTTAATCAAGTCGCACGCAAAGCAATGACATTCGCTTCAGCGTTAGCAATGCTTGCCGGTTGCGCTAAAGGTGGAGGCTCGTACTCTACGCTTGCTGATACAGCTAGCTTCACGCAAGAAGCTGTCTATATCCCTAAGAAGATCGACATCCTTTGGGTGATCGACAACTCAGGCTCTATGGCTACTTCACAAACTAACTTGGCTAACAACTTCCAGTCTTTCATCTCACGCTTCAACCAATATAGTTATGACTTCCATATGTCAGTTGTTACGACTGACGGCTGGGAGAAAGAATTCTTCACAAGCGATAAAGCTAAAATCCGTGATGGTAACGGCACAACACATTCAGGTGTGTTTGTGATGGATAAAAATACTTCGAACTTGAGTTCCGTATTCGCAACAAATGCTAAGGTTGGCATTAACGGTAACGGTGACGAACGTGCGTTTGAGTCTCTTTACCAATCATTAGGTAACGAGCCTTACAACGTATCACTTGGTTTCCGTCGCGCCGATGCGTTTCTTGCAGTGATTATCGTAAGTGACGAGGACGATTTCTCGAATAATACGACTTCACTTCATGAAGACTACAATTACTCAGGCCTATTCCCTATTTCTAAATATACTGACTTCTTGGATTCATACACTGGCGGTACTGCAAACGGCAGAAACTATTCAGTAAGCACGATTTCAGTACAAGATGCTGCTTGCCGTTCTCAGTTGATGGCGGGCGATCCAAATGCGGCACAAAAGATTTCTCAGCGCTACAATGCGATGGCTGATGCAACTGGTGGCGTAAGATCTTCTTTGTGCTCTGACTTCGGTACATCTCTACAATTGATCTCTGATAAAATCATCCAGCTTTCGAGTGCATTCAAATTGTCTCGTGAGCCGATTCCAGAATCAATCGTAGTGACTGTTGATGGCGCTTCGGTTCCAAACAACGCAACGAACGGTTGGACTTATGATGCAGCAACTATGATCATCACGTTCCACGGCAGCGCGGTTCCATCAGCGAATTCAAGTGTGAAAATTAACTTCGATCCGAAATCGATCAAATTGTAA
- a CDS encoding ABC transporter permease, whose amino-acid sequence MKSTLAWISWRLLLSRKTLFGGTAPLALLGLILGVAALVVSMAVMSGFESTLQQAMTDVSGHVQVVKRSRFPDDWKDLEARIKKAEPTLVGATRFVFIEGIMAHNGQISGVLLEGVDTERVTSVLKFKSRVQSGSEDLSAPSDVPLALIGSGLAKKMNLKVGDVFRVVVPVTETVDPNSLQRKVGQFKVQGILELGKYDWNERFVVTGLTAAQQVAEIGDRYSGLLLRFPSAQYARQAGFNLSRALGTPYWIRDWRDSNENLFDAVSVERPAIFFVVSIIIFVAAFNISSTLFVNVVQRYKDIAILKTVGFRRKDIIKIFTFQGLFMGAIGLFGGFIVGFILCALFNTLQGSLGLIAGAVYRVDGISLSIRFTDTIAICFATMLICFIATLAPARRGGQLNPMEGLRNE is encoded by the coding sequence GTGAAATCAACCTTAGCCTGGATCTCTTGGAGACTTTTACTTTCGCGTAAAACTTTGTTCGGTGGAACAGCTCCATTGGCATTGTTGGGACTCATTCTTGGAGTCGCAGCCCTTGTCGTTTCCATGGCAGTGATGAGCGGATTTGAATCGACATTGCAACAAGCAATGACCGATGTTTCAGGTCATGTGCAAGTGGTGAAGCGTTCGCGTTTCCCTGATGACTGGAAAGATCTTGAAGCGCGCATTAAAAAAGCCGAGCCCACATTGGTGGGGGCGACGCGTTTTGTTTTTATTGAAGGCATCATGGCTCACAATGGTCAAATTTCTGGCGTCTTGCTAGAAGGTGTCGATACAGAACGTGTGACTTCAGTTTTGAAATTCAAAAGCCGCGTGCAAAGTGGCAGCGAAGATTTATCAGCGCCATCCGACGTTCCCTTGGCTTTGATCGGCTCGGGGCTTGCCAAAAAAATGAATTTAAAAGTCGGCGATGTGTTCCGCGTTGTCGTACCAGTCACCGAAACAGTGGATCCCAACAGTCTGCAAAGAAAAGTCGGCCAGTTTAAAGTTCAAGGGATCTTAGAGCTTGGCAAATACGACTGGAATGAGCGCTTTGTCGTGACCGGTTTAACAGCAGCACAACAAGTGGCCGAAATCGGCGATCGCTACAGTGGTTTGCTTCTAAGATTTCCAAGTGCGCAGTATGCTCGTCAGGCAGGATTTAATTTAAGTCGTGCTTTGGGAACTCCGTATTGGATTCGTGACTGGCGTGATTCAAATGAAAATCTTTTTGATGCGGTCAGCGTTGAACGCCCTGCGATTTTCTTTGTCGTTTCAATTATTATTTTCGTTGCGGCCTTTAATATCTCATCCACATTGTTTGTGAATGTGGTGCAAAGATATAAAGACATCGCGATTCTGAAAACTGTCGGCTTCCGTCGTAAAGATATTATTAAAATCTTTACGTTTCAGGGTTTGTTCATGGGGGCGATCGGTTTGTTCGGCGGTTTTATCGTCGGTTTTATTTTGTGCGCGCTCTTTAATACTTTGCAGGGCAGTTTGGGATTGATCGCAGGGGCTGTGTACCGTGTTGATGGGATCAGCCTCAGCATTCGTTTCACTGATACGATTGCGATCTGTTTTGCGACGATGTTGATTTGTTTTATTGCTACTTTGGCTCCGGCTCGCAGAGGCGGTCAGCTCAATCCGATGGAAGGGCTTCGTAATGAATAA
- the prfB gene encoding peptide chain release factor 2 (programmed frameshift) gives MSIVTEASEVKSKISSLESFSQELRGYFDLDKKKKRLDEIAIQAENPALWEKPAEMQKLNKEKSLLEKAVGEFDGFTGRLEDAKVLLEMAEEAHDEGSFAEVKAEVAALEKYGRELELKRVLNGELDANSTYLSINSGAGGTESCDWAEMLLRMYMRYADKHGYKYQIVEITEGEGAGIKSCTLLIEGPYAYGYLKAESGVHRLVRISPFDSNARRHTSFSSVFAWAEVDDDINIEVKPDEIRVETFRSSGAGGQHVNKTDSAVRMYHIPTGIVVSCQIERSQIQNREKAMKMLKAKLYEKELEKRNAEKDAMNSVKKANEWGSQIRSYVMHPYQMVKDHRTDFETNQVNDVMDGDIDDFIMAYLKSEITAGTPAQ, from the exons ATGTCTATCGTTACCGAAGCATCTGAAGTAAAAAGCAAAATTTCTTCTCTCGAGAGTTTCTCACAGGAGCTCCGGGGGTAT TTTGACCTCGACAAAAAGAAAAAGCGTCTAGACGAGATCGCAATCCAAGCGGAAAACCCGGCCCTTTGGGAAAAACCTGCAGAAATGCAGAAACTCAACAAAGAAAAAAGTCTGTTAGAAAAAGCTGTCGGTGAATTCGACGGTTTTACGGGCCGTTTGGAAGACGCCAAAGTTTTGCTTGAGATGGCCGAAGAAGCCCACGATGAAGGCAGCTTTGCTGAAGTGAAAGCAGAAGTCGCGGCCTTGGAAAAATACGGTCGCGAATTAGAATTAAAACGAGTTTTGAACGGTGAGCTTGATGCGAATAGCACGTACCTTTCAATCAACTCGGGCGCGGGCGGTACGGAATCGTGCGACTGGGCTGAAATGCTTCTGCGTATGTACATGCGCTACGCTGACAAACACGGCTACAAGTATCAAATCGTTGAGATCACAGAGGGCGAAGGTGCCGGAATTAAATCGTGCACGCTGCTGATCGAAGGCCCTTATGCTTACGGTTATTTGAAAGCGGAATCAGGCGTTCATCGTCTGGTGCGTATTTCACCGTTTGATTCAAATGCTCGTCGTCACACATCGTTCTCGTCCGTGTTTGCATGGGCGGAAGTCGATGACGATATTAATATTGAAGTAAAACCTGACGAAATCCGCGTTGAAACGTTCCGTTCCAGCGGTGCCGGTGGTCAGCACGTCAATAAAACCGATTCAGCCGTGCGCATGTATCACATCCCCACAGGGATTGTGGTGTCATGTCAGATTGAACGTTCACAGATTCAGAACCGTGAAAAGGCGATGAAGATGTTGAAAGCGAAGCTTTACGAAAAAGAGCTTGAAAAACGTAACGCTGAAAAAGACGCGATGAATTCTGTGAAAAAAGCCAACGAGTGGGGCTCGCAAATTCGTTCGTACGTGATGCATCCTTATCAAATGGTGAAAGACCACCGTACTGATTTTGAAACCAATCAAGTGAATGACGTAATGGACGGCGATATTGATGATTTCATCATGGCCTACCTTAAATCTGAAATCACTGCAGGAACGCCAGCACAGTGA
- a CDS encoding HD family phosphohydrolase, with product MQRNKNFKKGESPTTRVNYEDHSLKFLDWVDSIGLEKTFFGRVVQLMEEKFFIRRAALIFLYCVLLSYTIFYQFDVPYNFAVGDVAKYDVASPIGFEMTDEVTTEEKRFKAEYSVPVVYDFDTNVFERVSQGLIHSFRTMRTYYRETSWAKSSVANRAQVKEFFQYKKEFEKELGVQVSDFMYEWLIDNKFSPRIEAVLIRNLENWYERKIAEAPDRVVPASQTSVVARVVHKNNLGREFSINRNDVIDLQDPENFNLDDKKDLDRFTESDRANILYFGRSLLIPNLTLNKQETATRRQSARDAVIPVTITIKKNQTIITQGSVIQPFQMAVIKQIENIRADKRKDITSLSMALMLSVAIMVFFSYLKRFTLNRVRVAFKDLVVMMLIAFGVILFTKIYLFIVDAAFVSKLGHLLPASFWLYAAPVAAGPMLVGLLVTSGEVVWLFTAFISVCLGVMVDYNYSFMIVSLVGGIAAARGVFNCKTRNDIYFAGVRTGAVNALMIAFILTMTKFDQEGGAKDILFAIPGGFVGGIFSALFAMMFIPLLESIFNYTTDVKLLELSNLNHPLLKEMIVKAPGTYHHSMMVGSMVEAAAEEIGANPLLGKVMCYYHDIGKMEHANYFIENQKPGHNPHDHISPFMSKTLLIAHVKDGVEMGISYKLGTPIIDGIIQHHGTTLISYFFNKALDLKKPEDPEISDQDFRYPGPKPQFREAALCMLADSIEAAARSLDEPTPARLQNIVRNIIQRKFSDGQLDECNLTLKDISKVEAAFIRILLGIYHQRIDYPRSAGGGLGEVAGSSSTQG from the coding sequence ATGCAACGAAACAAGAATTTTAAAAAGGGCGAGAGTCCTACCACACGCGTTAACTATGAAGATCACAGTCTTAAGTTTTTGGACTGGGTAGATTCTATTGGTCTGGAGAAAACTTTCTTCGGTCGCGTTGTGCAGTTGATGGAAGAAAAATTCTTTATTCGTCGTGCGGCGTTGATCTTCCTGTATTGCGTTCTTCTTTCTTACACAATTTTCTATCAATTCGATGTGCCATATAATTTCGCGGTCGGCGACGTTGCCAAATACGATGTGGCGTCACCAATTGGTTTTGAAATGACGGATGAGGTCACAACGGAAGAGAAACGCTTTAAAGCGGAATACTCGGTACCGGTTGTTTATGACTTCGATACGAACGTGTTCGAACGCGTCTCTCAAGGTTTGATTCATTCCTTCAGAACGATGCGCACATATTACCGTGAAACATCGTGGGCAAAGTCTTCCGTTGCAAACCGCGCACAAGTTAAAGAGTTCTTCCAATATAAAAAAGAATTCGAAAAAGAGTTGGGCGTTCAAGTTTCCGACTTTATGTACGAGTGGCTCATAGACAATAAATTTAGTCCTCGTATCGAAGCGGTTTTGATTCGTAATCTTGAAAACTGGTATGAAAGAAAAATCGCGGAAGCTCCGGATCGTGTTGTGCCTGCCAGCCAAACTTCAGTGGTTGCGCGCGTTGTGCACAAAAACAATCTGGGCCGCGAGTTTTCAATCAATCGCAATGACGTGATCGATCTGCAAGATCCTGAAAATTTCAATCTTGACGATAAAAAAGATCTGGATCGTTTTACGGAAAGTGACCGTGCGAATATTTTGTATTTCGGTCGTTCATTGTTAATCCCGAATTTGACGTTGAATAAGCAGGAAACGGCAACTCGTCGTCAGTCGGCACGTGATGCGGTTATTCCAGTTACGATTACGATCAAAAAGAATCAAACGATCATCACGCAAGGTTCTGTGATTCAGCCATTCCAAATGGCGGTGATTAAACAGATCGAAAATATCAGAGCGGATAAACGCAAAGACATCACATCGCTTTCAATGGCTTTGATGCTGTCAGTTGCGATCATGGTGTTCTTCTCGTACTTGAAACGTTTCACATTAAACCGTGTGCGTGTGGCCTTTAAAGACCTTGTGGTCATGATGTTAATCGCCTTTGGGGTGATTTTATTCACGAAGATTTACTTGTTCATCGTGGATGCGGCTTTTGTTTCCAAACTAGGTCACTTACTGCCGGCAAGTTTCTGGTTGTATGCGGCACCCGTGGCGGCAGGACCGATGCTTGTTGGTTTGCTAGTAACATCAGGCGAAGTGGTGTGGTTGTTCACAGCCTTCATTTCCGTATGTCTGGGCGTGATGGTTGATTACAACTATTCGTTCATGATCGTAAGTCTGGTCGGCGGTATCGCGGCGGCTCGTGGTGTGTTCAACTGTAAAACAAGAAACGATATCTACTTTGCTGGTGTCAGAACAGGTGCGGTTAACGCCTTGATGATCGCATTCATTTTAACGATGACCAAATTCGATCAAGAGGGTGGAGCGAAAGATATCTTGTTTGCGATTCCGGGTGGTTTTGTTGGCGGGATCTTCAGTGCTTTGTTTGCGATGATGTTCATTCCGCTTTTGGAATCGATCTTCAATTATACAACCGACGTTAAACTTCTAGAACTTTCAAATTTGAATCATCCGCTTTTAAAAGAAATGATCGTGAAAGCACCGGGCACATACCATCACTCGATGATGGTGGGTTCGATGGTGGAAGCGGCAGCAGAAGAAATCGGTGCGAATCCACTGCTTGGTAAAGTCATGTGCTATTACCATGACATCGGTAAAATGGAGCACGCGAATTACTTCATCGAAAATCAAAAGCCGGGACACAATCCACACGATCATATCTCGCCGTTCATGAGTAAGACTTTGTTGATCGCGCACGTTAAAGACGGTGTGGAAATGGGGATTTCCTATAAACTGGGAACACCAATCATCGACGGGATCATTCAGCATCACGGGACGACATTGATTTCTTACTTCTTTAATAAAGCTCTGGATTTGAAAAAGCCGGAAGATCCTGAAATCAGCGATCAAGATTTCCGTTACCCAGGTCCAAAACCGCAATTCCGTGAAGCGGCGTTGTGTATGTTAGCAGACAGTATCGAAGCGGCGGCTCGTTCATTGGATGAACCGACTCCTGCGCGTTTGCAGAACATCGTTCGTAATATTATCCAAAGAAAGTTCTCTGACGGGCAGTTAGATGAATGTAATCTGACGTTGAAAGACATTTCAAAAGTTGAAGCGGCATTCATCCGCATTCTTTTGGGCATCTACCATCAACGTATCGACTATCCACGCAGTGCTGGCGGCGGTTTAGGCGAAGTTGCAGGAAGCAGCAGCACACAAGGTTGA
- a CDS encoding ABC transporter ATP-binding protein has protein sequence MNNANVFMKATNIHKSYSHATGELEVLRGVSLEIKEGEALAILGSSGAGKSTLLQIMGTLDRPTSGELTCEGRDLLAMNDDEISQFRNAEMGFVFQFHHLLSEFNAVENVMIPCRVAGESPKLAREKALHLLEFMGLAERAHHFPNQLSGGELQRVAIARSLVRQPKILFADEPTGNLDSQTSGKIQELFFRLKEEMKLALVIVTHDLTFATRFPKVYRMKDGSWFS, from the coding sequence ATGAATAACGCCAATGTTTTCATGAAGGCGACAAATATCCATAAATCTTACTCGCACGCGACGGGCGAATTGGAAGTCCTGCGCGGAGTCAGTTTGGAAATCAAAGAGGGCGAAGCTCTTGCGATTCTGGGTTCATCAGGTGCTGGTAAAAGTACGTTATTGCAAATCATGGGAACACTGGATCGTCCAACAAGTGGTGAATTGACGTGTGAAGGCCGCGATTTGCTTGCAATGAACGACGATGAAATATCGCAATTTAGAAACGCTGAAATGGGTTTCGTCTTCCAGTTCCATCATCTTTTGAGTGAATTTAACGCGGTGGAAAATGTCATGATTCCGTGTCGCGTGGCAGGTGAGTCGCCAAAACTTGCCCGTGAAAAAGCTCTGCACTTGTTAGAGTTCATGGGCCTTGCCGAGCGTGCTCATCATTTCCCAAATCAGCTATCTGGTGGCGAGTTGCAGCGTGTCGCTATCGCACGTTCACTGGTTCGTCAGCCGAAGATTTTGTTTGCCGATGAGCCCACAGGAAATTTGGACTCACAGACAAGTGGCAAAATACAAGAGCTGTTTTTCCGACTGAAAGAGGAAATGAAGTTAGCGTTAGTCATCGTCACTCACGACTTAACATTCGCGACTCGTTTTCCAAAGGTCTACAGAATGAAAGACGGTAGCTGGTTCTCTTAA
- the ybeY gene encoding rRNA maturation RNase YbeY — translation MKVVVVNESKHAIPKKFIEQWTESVTAELRKRKVINAEKAKRELTLVFLDKKPAQKINKEFRGKDYATDVLSFDSMDPSSLGELVMCPEVLKKQAKEHSLTFQKELGYMLLHGILHLLGYDHETSEADAKEMFKIQDTIFEKLTK, via the coding sequence ATGAAAGTTGTCGTTGTAAACGAATCCAAACACGCTATTCCCAAAAAATTTATTGAGCAGTGGACCGAGTCTGTCACTGCAGAGCTTCGCAAACGCAAAGTGATCAACGCCGAAAAAGCGAAACGCGAATTAACGCTGGTCTTTTTAGATAAAAAGCCAGCGCAAAAGATCAATAAAGAATTCCGTGGTAAAGACTACGCCACTGATGTTTTGAGCTTTGATTCCATGGACCCATCGTCCTTGGGTGAACTGGTAATGTGCCCAGAAGTTCTAAAAAAACAAGCAAAGGAGCACAGCCTGACATTCCAAAAAGAATTAGGCTATATGCTCCTTCACGGGATTTTACATTTGCTAGGCTACGATCACGAAACCAGCGAAGCCGACGCCAAAGAAATGTTCAAAATCCAAGACACGATCTTCGAAAAGCTAACCAAATAA
- the mazG gene encoding nucleoside triphosphate pyrophosphohydrolase yields MPKAPSNLRQFESLVEIVKSLRGPDGCPWDKEQTHESLTQYAIEETAELVEAIETKDASRDMKMKEELGDVLFQVILHSAMASERGAFTLDDVIHGISEKLVRRHPHVFGEVNVTDSAEVIRNWEEIKKAEKALKGELQKSPYALNVPPLPALQKAFKIGKRTEKLQFDWENVEGVLGKVDEEIDELREALDLTSKEEIEHELGDVFFSLAQLGRHLDMDPEQVLRKANNRFEERFNKMIEFATQDGKDWGKLTLDEKESYWLKAKQALKTVKI; encoded by the coding sequence ATGCCAAAAGCTCCTTCTAACTTACGTCAATTTGAGTCCTTAGTCGAGATCGTCAAGTCGCTGCGCGGCCCAGATGGTTGTCCTTGGGATAAAGAGCAAACACACGAGTCTTTAACACAGTACGCGATTGAAGAAACAGCCGAGCTGGTTGAAGCCATCGAAACGAAGGATGCATCACGCGATATGAAAATGAAAGAAGAACTTGGTGACGTGCTATTCCAAGTTATTCTGCACTCGGCAATGGCTTCGGAACGTGGTGCCTTCACCCTTGATGACGTTATTCACGGCATCAGCGAAAAATTAGTACGTCGCCACCCTCACGTGTTTGGCGAAGTAAACGTGACTGACTCTGCTGAAGTTATTCGCAATTGGGAAGAAATTAAAAAAGCTGAAAAAGCGCTTAAAGGAGAATTACAGAAATCTCCTTACGCGTTGAACGTGCCGCCACTTCCCGCTCTGCAAAAGGCTTTCAAGATAGGCAAACGTACCGAAAAATTACAGTTCGATTGGGAAAACGTAGAAGGCGTTTTAGGCAAAGTCGATGAAGAGATCGATGAATTGCGTGAAGCACTAGATCTGACTTCTAAAGAAGAGATCGAACATGAATTGGGTGATGTGTTTTTCTCGCTGGCGCAATTAGGCCGTCATCTCGACATGGACCCAGAACAGGTTTTACGTAAAGCCAACAATCGTTTTGAAGAACGCTTTAATAAAATGATCGAGTTCGCTACCCAAGACGGAAAAGATTGGGGCAAATTGACTCTTGATGAAAAAGAAAGCTATTGGTTGAAAGCCAAGCAAGCATTGAAGACCGTCAAAATTTAG
- a CDS encoding MotA/TolQ/ExbB proton channel family protein, translated as MAFLKFMNESGFVGWTILLTGIGSLILVAERAKMLYKEYGMNTEEFMGKIQTLVLAKKLDEALLMCAQLEKKPLAAAFKTILEKADRDDDTIFQAHDIALSENTPLYTKRLHYLSMLANVATLLGLLGTIHGLILSFQAVAQADPAQKQALLAQGISVSMYTTALGLAVAIPAMVFFSFLTSRQNELLEEMMEKCGKLAELLTSAHIPNLTRQNVFPDHVPAMTPPTPGAKVS; from the coding sequence ATGGCATTTCTTAAATTCATGAATGAATCTGGTTTCGTTGGCTGGACAATTCTATTAACTGGTATCGGATCTTTGATCCTGGTAGCTGAACGAGCAAAGATGCTCTATAAAGAATACGGTATGAACACGGAAGAGTTCATGGGCAAGATCCAAACTTTGGTTCTAGCTAAAAAGCTTGATGAAGCACTCTTGATGTGTGCTCAGCTTGAGAAAAAGCCATTGGCTGCAGCTTTCAAAACTATTTTGGAAAAAGCAGACCGTGATGACGACACTATTTTCCAAGCGCACGACATCGCTTTGTCTGAAAATACACCGCTGTATACAAAACGCCTGCACTATCTTTCAATGCTTGCCAACGTTGCAACATTGCTAGGTCTTCTTGGTACGATCCACGGTCTTATCCTGTCGTTCCAAGCGGTTGCACAAGCTGACCCTGCACAAAAACAAGCGTTGCTTGCACAAGGTATCTCGGTATCCATGTATACAACAGCGTTGGGTCTTGCGGTTGCGATCCCTGCGATGGTGTTCTTCTCTTTCCTAACTTCTCGTCAAAACGAGTTGCTTGAAGAGATGATGGAAAAATGCGGTAAACTTGCAGAGCTTCTTACAAGTGCACACATCCCTAACTTGACTCGCCAAAACGTGTTCCCTGATCACGTGCCAGCGATGACACCTCCGACTCCAGGCGCAAAGGTCTCTTAA